In Phragmites australis chromosome 16, lpPhrAust1.1, whole genome shotgun sequence, one DNA window encodes the following:
- the LOC133895503 gene encoding ubiquitin-like domain-containing protein CIP73 isoform X5, with amino-acid sequence MMNSCLHIMLKMAIHCILLLDNQASQLHQEIQELKLTHQILVAIAVPQWLEVLYLRLSMWIVAAVNSQLLLPRLSKACLDRSAHNLRPSEATQSSIPNNVRVELDQQQVPLLFQSEPAHGSSQPNVIPDALTTISQFIDYMRDSFRREGFNQNGQTEGNMEHRTAGSTSVGGTQNQESQPDSASTLGLPTAALLAETMHSTKQIVEQAGALLSQLSTQLGDLVNVTDSATRRNLQSSAMRSGVLLQNLGSLLLELGRTTMMLRINPASSEAVVNSGPALYISPSGPNPLMVQPVPFFPGRSVQMGPVFSSLNSQGSVLHPRDVEIHVHTSGSVPVASTNPSEPAGAQQAQQHTNRAGDASHANFGEAFTGVASVAPFSVESGVRLLPLRPVVAMPAGISRALSGSSSGVGIIYPLVTRIQQRANTNGSDERNGQSPTEPARSSTHPNQQPIPQSSQAREAGNLGSPIDVNVGSISDASPGQQNGLGPFSHLMDSLHNLFSGSLFSGENGRANGTSQQAPMTYAEQGDARNRGTPEVSVVSEEGLRFANMVQQIMPFISQIETQHQSAPPDSSSIPLQAASESSNRARDGPSDSRNSHQHNRDRIDEPNSKRQRTSD; translated from the exons ATGATGAACTCCTGTCTGCATATC ATGTTGAAGATGGCCATACATTGCATCTTGTTGTTAGACAACCAGGCCAGTCAGCTACATCAGGAAATTCAGGAACTGAAG CTAACACATCAAATTCTGGTAGCCATCGCAGTCCCACAGTGGCTCGAAGTATTGTACTTGAGGCTGTCAatgtggatcgtggcagcagtGAACTCCCAGCTTTTGCTGCCCAG ATTATCCAAAGCCTGCTTGGACCGTTCAGCACACAATCTTCG ACCTTCAGAGGCTACACAATCTTCTATCCCAAATAATGTAAGAGTTGAACTTGACCAACAACAGGTTCCTCTACTTTTCCAGTCTGAACCGGCACATGGGTCATCACAGCCAAAT GTCATCCCTGATGCCTTGACAACTATTTCTCAGTTCATTGACTATATGAGGGACTCATTTAGGAGGGAAGGCTTTAATCAAAATG GACAAACAGAGGGTAATATGGAACACAGAACTGCAGGAAGTACTAGTGTTGGTGGTACTCAAAATCAGGAAAGCCAGCCTGATTCAGCTTCCACACTTGGGCTTCCTACTGCAGCATTGCTAGCCGAAACTATGCACTCTACTAAACAAATTGTTGAGCAGGCTGGAGCATTGCTATCT CAACTATCAACTCAGTTGGGAGATCTTGTGAATGTAACTGATTCTGCAACACGGAGGAACCTTCAGAGTAGTGCGATGCGCTCGGGTGTTCTCCTCCAGAACCTTGGTTCTTTGCTTCTAGAACTTGGTCGCACCACAATGATGCTACGTATCAATCCTGCATCT TCAGAAGCGGTTGTAAACTCTGGACCAGCTCTTTACATATCTCCATCTGGGCCAAATCCTCTTATGGTTCAA CCTGTTCCATTTTTTCCAGGAAGGTCTGTCCAAATGGGTCCAGTATTTTCTAGTCTTAATTCACAAGGCTCTGTGCTACACCCAAGAGATGTTGAGATCCATGTCCACACAA GTGGGTCTGTGCCTGTAGCCAGTACCAACCCAAGTGAACCGGCTGGTGCACAACAAGCACAGCAACATACAAATAGGGCAGGAGATGCTTCACACGCAAATTTTGGTGAAGCATTTACAGGGGTTGCAAGTGTTGCTCCTTTTTCTGTTGAGTCTGGAGTTAGACTGTTGCCACTTAGACCAGTGGTTGCCATGCCTGCTGGCATCAGTCGTGCTCTGTCAGGGTCCTCTAGTGGAGTTGGTATTATCTATCCACTGGTCACCAGAATTCAACAAAGAGCAAACACTAATGGTAGTGATGAACGAAATGGTCAATCTCCAACTGAACCTGCTCGCAGTAGCACCCATCCTAACCAGCAACCGATTCCTCAGTCATCTCAAGCTCGCGAAGCAG GTAATCTGGGATCTCCAATTGATGTCAATGTGGGAAGTATCTCTGATGCCTCACCTGGGCAGCAGAATGGCCTGGGTCCTTTTTCTCATTTAATGGACAGTCTCCATAATTTATTTTCTGGATCACTGTTCTCTGGGGAAAATGGCCGAGCAAATGGCACAAGTCAGCAAGCACCAATGACTTATGCTGAGCAGGGAGATGCTAGAAATCGTGGAACACCCGAAGTGTCAGTAGTCAGTGAGGAGGGGCTACGCTTTGCTAACATGGTCCAACAAATTATGCCATTTATCTCCCAAATTGAAACACAGCATCAAAGTGCCCCACCAGACAGTAGCAGCATTCCTTTACAG GCTGCATCTGAGAGCTCAAACAGAGCAAGGGATGGTCCAAGTGATTCCAGGAATTCCCACCAACATAACCGTGACCGAATTGATGAGCCTAATTCTAAAAGGCAAAG AACAAGTGACTGA